A genomic segment from Chthoniobacterales bacterium encodes:
- the tkt gene encoding transketolase, translating to MSIDIESLSLACRDARGLALDAVTACKSGHLGLPLGATEIGAALYGYALSVNPEDPNWINRDRFILSAGHGSMFLYSWLHLSGFDLSLDDLKNFRQLHSKTPGHPEHFETPGVEATTGPLGQGVSNAVGYAMSGKMAAAKFNTAEHSIFDNHIVCLAGDGCLQEGVAMEASALAGHLGLDNLILFYDANNVTLDAMGPVSQSEDAAARYAAIGWEVHQIDGNNLAEVISTFEKAKASTSGKPQFIIAKTMIGKGIPEVEGTNKAHGEAGVKFADSARAGLGLPAEKFYVDPKTTAYFAAHKETLKAAYAEWQKKFAAWEAGNADLAKELSDAKACKVPDLLAAIPEFKPDESIATRKAGSVVLQSVAKAMPLVISGSADLHGSTLNYIEGGGNFDRQNHEGRNIHFGIREHAMCGIMNGFAYDGIFRPSGATFLVFSDYGRPSIRLAALSKLPCVYIFTHDSVGVGEDGPTHEPVETVAALRAIPGLDVIRPADPEETAGAFAAAFEKTTGPTMLVLSRQNLPTLTEIPVATRREGVFKGGYIARKETAALETILLASGSELQHALKAADELGAGTRVVSIPCFERFDAQDAAYKEEVLPSTCRKRVSIEAGISTPWFKYVGLDGKTVAIDRFGLSAPGATVFKELGMTPETVVAAAKSL from the coding sequence ATGAGCATTGATATCGAATCCCTTTCGCTGGCCTGCCGCGACGCCCGCGGTCTCGCCCTTGACGCCGTTACCGCCTGCAAGTCGGGCCACCTTGGTCTTCCGCTCGGCGCCACGGAAATCGGCGCCGCGCTCTATGGCTACGCGCTCTCCGTCAATCCCGAGGATCCGAACTGGATCAACCGCGATCGCTTCATCCTCTCGGCCGGCCACGGATCGATGTTCCTCTACAGCTGGCTGCACCTTTCCGGCTTCGACCTCAGCCTCGATGATCTGAAGAACTTCCGTCAGCTCCACAGCAAGACGCCCGGTCACCCCGAACACTTCGAGACCCCCGGTGTCGAAGCGACCACTGGTCCGCTCGGCCAGGGCGTGTCGAACGCCGTCGGCTACGCGATGTCCGGCAAGATGGCCGCGGCGAAGTTCAACACCGCCGAGCACAGCATTTTCGATAACCACATCGTCTGCCTCGCGGGCGACGGTTGCCTCCAGGAAGGTGTGGCGATGGAGGCCTCGGCCCTCGCCGGCCACCTCGGCCTCGATAACCTGATCCTTTTCTACGACGCCAACAACGTCACCCTCGACGCGATGGGCCCCGTTTCTCAGAGCGAGGACGCCGCTGCGCGCTACGCGGCGATCGGCTGGGAAGTCCACCAGATCGACGGCAACAACCTCGCCGAGGTCATTTCGACCTTCGAGAAGGCGAAAGCCTCCACGAGCGGCAAGCCGCAATTCATCATCGCGAAGACGATGATCGGCAAGGGCATTCCCGAGGTGGAAGGCACGAACAAGGCGCACGGCGAGGCCGGCGTGAAGTTTGCCGACAGCGCCCGCGCCGGACTCGGCCTGCCCGCTGAGAAATTCTACGTCGATCCGAAGACGACCGCCTATTTCGCCGCGCACAAGGAGACGCTCAAGGCCGCCTATGCCGAGTGGCAGAAGAAATTCGCCGCGTGGGAAGCCGGCAACGCCGATCTCGCCAAAGAGCTCTCCGACGCCAAGGCCTGCAAGGTGCCCGATCTCCTTGCCGCGATTCCGGAATTCAAGCCCGACGAATCCATCGCTACCCGCAAGGCTGGCAGCGTCGTGCTGCAGTCCGTCGCGAAGGCCATGCCGCTCGTCATCAGCGGCAGCGCCGACCTCCACGGCTCCACGCTCAACTACATCGAGGGCGGCGGCAACTTCGACCGCCAGAACCACGAGGGCCGCAACATCCACTTCGGCATTCGCGAGCACGCCATGTGCGGCATCATGAACGGCTTCGCCTACGACGGCATCTTCCGTCCGTCCGGCGCGACGTTCCTCGTCTTCAGCGATTATGGCCGCCCGTCGATCCGTCTCGCCGCGCTCTCCAAGCTGCCCTGCGTCTACATCTTCACGCACGATTCCGTCGGTGTGGGTGAGGACGGCCCGACCCACGAGCCCGTGGAAACCGTCGCCGCCCTGCGCGCCATCCCCGGCCTCGACGTCATCCGTCCCGCGGATCCCGAGGAAACCGCCGGCGCGTTCGCCGCGGCCTTCGAGAAGACCACCGGGCCGACGATGCTCGTCCTCAGCCGCCAGAATCTGCCCACGCTCACGGAAATTCCCGTCGCGACCCGTCGCGAAGGCGTCTTCAAGGGCGGCTATATCGCTCGCAAGGAAACCGCCGCGCTGGAGACGATCCTCCTCGCCAGCGGCAGCGAGCTGCAGCACGCGCTGAAGGCCGCCGATGAGCTCGGCGCCGGCACGCGCGTCGTCTCGATCCCCTGCTTCGAGCGTTTCGATGCCCAGGACGCTGCCTACAAGGAGGAAGTCCTGCCCTCGACCTGCCGCAAGCGCGTGAGCATCGAGGCGGGCATTTCCACGCCCTGGTTCAAGTATGTCGGCCTCGACGGCAAGACGGTCGCGATCGACCGTTTCGGCCTCAGTGCGCCGGGTGCCACCGTGTTCAAGGAACTCGGTATGACACCGGAGACCGTTGTCGCGGCGGCAAAGTCGCTGTAA
- a CDS encoding S8 family serine peptidase yields the protein MVRSFRARLLATTLAIAAAVAGDPARAIISSPYDSSSGFTAPQVINDLVGANIFYDAGYLGTHVVIANVEAGHVWSGHDVFDRSFFGLPNAPSVLVNAARDPVTAPDLGDIDYHATMVGNVLAGTADDGAGNLSLFGAGIAPLATLWSGAIATSFDHTPENIGSFEISDESFLTPYRAFFEGSVGGKADVINSSWGFADPAATSKENRILDALSAANPTVTFVRAAGNEGPTVAPGTGFNGITVGSLGGAADAVPFRRPSDFSSGAAADFYNPATGVTLTGVRAAVSIAAPGEDFALAAYLGKTGSLAEYWDTANPATDLFFVEASGTSFASPVVAGGVALLKDVSYGGVYLVGQSEARDTRVIKSVLMAAAAETVGWDNGLHEVDGELITTQSLDAKVGAGAMDLANAAAIYVGGTTDVAGLGGGVIALEGWDIGAVAKGGANSYLFDLAFDEPVVLTVSLNWFVNETFDALNLIPLSGSFANLDLSVWTVVDGAFVEPVASSESLYNNSEFLRFGLGVGTYGLRVTFDDVIYDLPGTLTSETYGLAWTVTAVPEPGEWGAALGAVLLVIVLARRRRLSNRRRAS from the coding sequence GTGGTGCGTTCTTTCCGGGCTCGCTTGCTGGCGACGACGCTCGCCATTGCGGCGGCGGTTGCCGGCGATCCGGCCCGGGCGATCATCAGCTCGCCCTACGACAGCAGCAGCGGCTTCACGGCCCCGCAGGTCATCAATGACCTCGTTGGCGCGAACATCTTCTACGACGCCGGCTATCTCGGGACGCACGTCGTCATCGCCAATGTCGAGGCTGGCCACGTCTGGAGTGGTCACGATGTCTTCGACCGCTCGTTCTTTGGCCTGCCGAACGCGCCTTCGGTGCTCGTTAACGCGGCGCGGGATCCCGTCACGGCCCCCGATCTCGGCGACATCGACTACCACGCAACGATGGTCGGCAACGTCCTCGCCGGCACGGCGGATGATGGCGCCGGCAACCTCTCGCTCTTCGGCGCGGGCATCGCGCCGCTGGCGACGCTGTGGTCCGGCGCGATCGCGACGTCCTTCGACCACACTCCGGAAAATATCGGCTCCTTCGAGATTTCGGACGAATCGTTTCTCACGCCCTATCGCGCGTTTTTCGAGGGCTCGGTCGGTGGGAAGGCCGATGTCATCAACAGCAGCTGGGGCTTCGCGGACCCCGCCGCCACGTCGAAGGAGAATCGCATCCTCGACGCGCTCTCGGCGGCGAATCCCACGGTGACCTTCGTGCGAGCTGCGGGCAACGAAGGGCCGACCGTCGCGCCGGGCACGGGCTTCAACGGAATCACCGTCGGTTCGCTCGGCGGCGCCGCGGACGCCGTGCCCTTCCGGCGGCCGTCGGATTTCTCCTCCGGCGCCGCGGCGGATTTTTACAATCCCGCGACCGGGGTTACGCTCACCGGCGTGCGCGCGGCCGTCTCGATCGCCGCGCCGGGCGAGGATTTCGCGCTCGCGGCCTACCTCGGGAAGACGGGCTCGCTCGCGGAATACTGGGACACCGCAAATCCGGCGACGGATCTGTTTTTCGTGGAGGCATCCGGCACGAGTTTCGCCTCCCCGGTGGTGGCCGGCGGGGTGGCCCTGCTCAAGGACGTCTCCTACGGCGGCGTCTATCTTGTCGGCCAGTCCGAGGCGCGCGATACACGGGTGATCAAGTCCGTCCTGATGGCGGCCGCAGCCGAAACGGTCGGCTGGGATAACGGCCTGCACGAGGTCGACGGCGAGCTGATCACGACGCAATCGCTCGATGCCAAGGTCGGTGCCGGGGCGATGGATCTCGCGAACGCGGCTGCGATCTACGTGGGCGGAACAACCGACGTCGCCGGGCTCGGCGGCGGCGTGATCGCCCTCGAGGGCTGGGACATCGGCGCCGTGGCAAAGGGCGGCGCGAACTCCTACCTCTTCGACCTGGCGTTCGACGAGCCGGTCGTCCTGACCGTGTCGCTCAACTGGTTCGTGAACGAGACTTTCGACGCTCTCAACCTGATCCCGCTCTCCGGAAGTTTTGCGAATCTCGACCTGAGCGTGTGGACCGTGGTCGACGGCGCGTTCGTCGAGCCTGTGGCGAGTTCGGAGAGTCTTTACAACAACTCGGAATTCCTGCGCTTCGGCCTTGGCGTCGGCACCTATGGGCTGCGGGTGACTTTCGACGACGTCATTTACGATTTGCCCGGCACGCTCACGAGCGAGACTTACGGACTGGCCTGGACGGTGACCGCGGTGCCCGAGCCTGGCGAATGGGGCGCGGCGCTGGGTGCCGTGCTGCTGGTGATCGTGCTTGCGCGACGGAGACGGCTTTCCAACCGCCGCCGCGCCAGCTAG
- a CDS encoding DNA recombination protein RmuC, whose protein sequence is MPDLALVVVLAVLVLALAIAAILLAMRLAESGRERVRLEAQLEAERAATAEKLALVDASRQRLSEEFKALSLAALQENNQRFIELARGDFEHKREAVDGLVKPMREQLEKFDVAVRALEKERVDAYSALRQQVGTLAETQVRLQTETSNLVRALHAPATRGRWGEISLRRVVELVGMQEHCDFTQQTSVETDGGRLRPDLIVNLPGGKTVVVDSKVALEAYLNALEVTDDAARALQLKSHARQVRNHIEALAGKNYWAQFENSPEIVVMFMPLETAFSTAIEKDPALLEWAVERRVIPASPMTLIALLQAVHYGWKQERMNENARRISDVGRDLHDRIATYAEHFAKIGRGLNSATSAYNTAVGSLERMVLSKARELKKLGAASGGSEVETPPELDLAPRRLIGEPE, encoded by the coding sequence ATGCCCGATTTAGCGCTCGTTGTCGTCCTGGCCGTCCTCGTTCTGGCCCTCGCCATTGCGGCGATCCTGCTGGCCATGCGGTTGGCGGAATCGGGACGCGAACGGGTGCGACTGGAAGCGCAGCTCGAGGCCGAACGCGCCGCCACCGCGGAGAAGCTCGCGCTCGTGGACGCCTCCCGGCAGCGGCTTTCCGAGGAATTCAAGGCGCTCTCGCTCGCCGCGCTGCAGGAGAACAACCAGCGTTTCATCGAGCTGGCGCGCGGCGATTTCGAGCACAAGCGCGAGGCGGTCGATGGCCTTGTGAAGCCGATGCGCGAGCAGCTCGAAAAATTCGACGTCGCCGTGCGGGCGCTCGAGAAGGAGCGCGTGGATGCGTATTCCGCGCTGCGCCAGCAGGTCGGCACGCTCGCCGAGACGCAGGTCCGCCTGCAGACCGAGACGTCGAACCTCGTCCGCGCCCTGCATGCGCCGGCCACGCGCGGCCGCTGGGGCGAAATTTCGCTCCGCCGCGTTGTCGAGCTCGTCGGCATGCAGGAACACTGCGACTTCACCCAGCAAACCAGCGTGGAAACCGACGGAGGCCGGCTTCGTCCCGACCTCATCGTGAACCTGCCCGGCGGCAAGACCGTGGTCGTCGATTCCAAGGTCGCGCTCGAGGCCTACCTGAACGCGCTCGAGGTCACCGACGACGCCGCGCGCGCCCTTCAGCTCAAGAGCCACGCCCGCCAGGTGCGTAATCACATCGAGGCCCTCGCCGGGAAGAACTACTGGGCGCAGTTCGAGAATTCGCCCGAGATCGTCGTGATGTTCATGCCTCTGGAGACGGCGTTCTCCACCGCGATCGAGAAAGACCCGGCCCTGCTGGAATGGGCCGTCGAGCGCCGCGTGATCCCGGCCTCGCCGATGACGCTGATCGCACTGCTGCAGGCCGTGCATTACGGCTGGAAGCAGGAGCGGATGAACGAAAACGCCCGCCGCATCAGCGACGTCGGCCGTGATTTGCACGACCGCATCGCCACCTACGCCGAGCATTTTGCGAAGATCGGCCGCGGCTTGAACTCCGCCACTTCCGCCTACAACACTGCCGTCGGCAGCCTCGAGCGCATGGTTCTTTCCAAGGCCCGCGAGCTCAAGAAGCTTGGCGCCGCGTCGGGCGGCAGCGAGGTGGAAACGCCGCCGGAACTCGATCTCGCCCCGCGCCGGCTGATCGGCGAGCCCGAATGA
- a CDS encoding ATP-binding protein, which produces MSAPSRVAIQSQRMEMVGRLSSSVIHDLNNLLTVIQLNSALIEGGGLDEAEIMGRATQIGQACRQSSQLTRKVLDLARRRSVEDRPVNVNALVNDLARLFEAFVAKKATVRVNVAEAPLWVWGSASDVEQMLMNLVLNAIDAMPEGGVITIGCQPAAGNGAAMVEITVRDEGCGIPVALRQRVLEPFFTTRENEGGTGMGLYIVDQIVQRMRGSLGFEAAPGAGTIVRICLPACAEEETPAQVNGTAPVPRETRTILLVEDDESIRNLTRFILTRAGYVVDAAETGEEAIELWSQRRREIDLVLSDLVLPGISGRDVVMTVLAQRPEVAVLYMSGFATAWDDESLFNEAHFIAKPFHPDALLAKVAAVLAERQIA; this is translated from the coding sequence ATGAGTGCCCCCTCGCGCGTTGCGATCCAGTCCCAGCGGATGGAGATGGTCGGGCGTCTTTCCAGTTCAGTCATTCACGACCTGAATAATCTTCTCACCGTCATCCAGCTGAATTCCGCACTGATCGAGGGCGGGGGGCTCGACGAGGCGGAGATCATGGGCCGCGCCACGCAGATCGGCCAGGCCTGCCGGCAATCCTCGCAACTCACCCGCAAGGTCCTCGATCTCGCCCGGCGCCGCTCGGTGGAGGATCGTCCCGTAAACGTCAATGCCCTCGTGAATGATCTGGCGCGGTTGTTCGAGGCCTTCGTCGCGAAGAAGGCGACGGTGCGCGTGAACGTGGCCGAGGCGCCGCTGTGGGTGTGGGGGAGTGCGAGTGACGTCGAGCAGATGCTCATGAATCTGGTGCTCAACGCGATCGACGCCATGCCCGAAGGCGGCGTCATTACGATCGGCTGCCAGCCCGCGGCCGGCAACGGCGCCGCGATGGTCGAGATTACCGTGCGGGACGAAGGCTGCGGCATTCCCGTCGCCCTCCGCCAGCGCGTCCTCGAGCCGTTTTTCACCACGCGCGAAAACGAAGGGGGCACCGGCATGGGGCTCTACATCGTCGACCAGATCGTGCAGCGCATGCGCGGCTCGCTCGGGTTCGAGGCTGCGCCCGGGGCCGGCACGATCGTGCGCATTTGTCTTCCTGCCTGCGCGGAAGAGGAAACCCCGGCGCAGGTCAACGGCACCGCTCCCGTGCCGCGGGAGACCCGCACCATTCTCCTCGTCGAAGATGACGAAAGCATTCGCAACCTCACCCGATTCATTCTCACTCGCGCCGGCTACGTCGTGGATGCCGCGGAGACCGGGGAGGAGGCCATCGAACTTTGGTCGCAGCGACGGCGGGAGATCGACCTCGTGCTTTCCGATCTCGTGCTGCCGGGAATCTCCGGTCGCGATGTCGTCATGACCGTGCTCGCCCAGCGGCCCGAGGTGGCGGTTCTTTACATGAGTGGGTTCGCCACGGCATGGGACGACGAATCACTCTTCAACGAGGCGCACTTCATCGCGAAGCCGTTCCATCCCGACGCGCTGCTCGCGAAGGTCGCCGCCGTGCTCGCCGAGCGACAAATCGCCTGA
- a CDS encoding response regulator: MKLLVVDDQSPVGEIISRIAQQSGWQAIHTVSPDRLDEIIREEKVDVLLLDFAVNGAPSSRLNGLTIAAQLRAQGLDTVIVLFTGWPDLVDRTEATRLKVLRVLEKPLGIQELRQALNEAKRIVQKGSPAEGN, translated from the coding sequence ATGAAATTGCTTGTCGTCGACGACCAGAGTCCCGTCGGGGAGATCATCAGCCGCATTGCGCAGCAAAGCGGATGGCAGGCCATTCACACGGTTTCTCCCGACCGCCTCGACGAGATCATCCGCGAAGAAAAGGTGGATGTCCTGCTGCTGGATTTCGCGGTGAACGGGGCGCCGAGTTCCCGCCTGAACGGCCTGACGATCGCCGCCCAGCTTCGCGCCCAGGGTCTCGACACCGTGATCGTCCTTTTCACCGGCTGGCCCGATCTCGTAGACCGCACCGAGGCCACCAGGCTCAAGGTTCTTCGCGTGCTGGAGAAGCCGCTCGGCATCCAGGAACTGCGCCAGGCCCTTAACGAAGCCAAGCGAATCGTTCAGAAAGGCAGCCCGGCCGAAGGGAACTGA
- a CDS encoding phosphoadenylyl-sulfate reductase: MSLTKFDPDVIHRKADEFETAPLVEILRWGWETYGEKAAIGTSFQGAGIVVMHTAYENGFRFPIFTIDTGLLFPETLELKAKLEARLGVQIESLHPEQTVDEQAAEHGPELWNRYPDLCCTMRKVIPLQNKLKSLDVWITGLRRQQSETRTKTRIAELYKFDVLHDQHILKLNPMATWTRDEVQAYLREHDLPINVLQSRGYRSIGCMPCTRPVGEQDSERAGRWTGFDKAECGIHTFLGDNI, translated from the coding sequence ATGTCACTCACGAAGTTCGATCCCGACGTCATCCACCGCAAGGCGGACGAGTTTGAAACTGCCCCGTTGGTGGAGATTCTCCGGTGGGGGTGGGAGACCTACGGCGAGAAGGCGGCGATCGGCACGAGTTTTCAGGGTGCGGGCATCGTCGTGATGCACACCGCCTACGAGAACGGCTTCCGCTTCCCGATCTTCACGATCGATACCGGCCTGCTGTTTCCCGAGACCCTGGAGCTCAAGGCCAAACTCGAGGCGCGCCTCGGCGTGCAGATCGAGTCGCTCCATCCCGAGCAGACCGTCGACGAGCAGGCTGCCGAGCACGGCCCGGAGCTCTGGAACCGCTATCCCGACCTCTGCTGCACCATGCGGAAGGTCATTCCGCTGCAGAACAAGCTGAAGTCGCTCGACGTCTGGATCACCGGCCTGCGCCGACAGCAGTCCGAGACGCGGACGAAGACCAGGATCGCCGAGCTCTACAAGTTCGACGTGTTGCACGATCAGCACATCCTGAAGCTGAACCCGATGGCGACATGGACCCGCGACGAGGTGCAGGCCTACCTGCGCGAGCACGATCTCCCCATCAACGTCCTGCAATCCCGCGGCTATCGCAGCATCGGCTGCATGCCCTGCACGCGGCCGGTCGGCGAGCAGGATAGCGAGCGCGCGGGGCGCTGGACCGGCTTCGACAAGGCGGAGTGCGGCATCCACACCTTCCTCGGCGACAACATCTAG
- a CDS encoding EamA family transporter produces the protein MWFVYALSAAVIWGISYAASGRAIERGVSPIVFFTLYAVVGALMGFGALAASGRLATFPDEIRGIGKDWVWLVIAVITSGVGALLIYMAIGEKNATVASLIEISYPLFVAFFAWLFFRETQFNAATVLGAVLIISGVGVVFLGNRH, from the coding sequence ATGTGGTTCGTCTACGCATTGTCGGCTGCGGTGATCTGGGGAATCAGCTACGCGGCGAGCGGTCGCGCCATCGAGCGCGGAGTTTCTCCCATCGTCTTCTTCACGCTCTACGCGGTGGTCGGCGCGCTGATGGGATTCGGCGCGCTCGCGGCCTCGGGCAGGCTCGCCACGTTTCCGGACGAGATCCGCGGCATCGGCAAGGACTGGGTGTGGCTCGTCATTGCGGTGATCACCTCCGGCGTTGGCGCGCTCCTCATCTACATGGCGATCGGCGAGAAAAACGCGACGGTCGCCTCGCTGATCGAGATTTCGTATCCGCTCTTCGTTGCATTCTTCGCGTGGCTCTTCTTCCGCGAGACGCAGTTCAATGCCGCCACCGTCCTTGGCGCGGTGCTGATTATTTCCGGAGTCGGCGTGGTCTTTCTCGGAAATCGGCATTGA